The DNA region CAATACTTCCCGTTGAATGTCATCGCGCATTTCGAGATCATCGATGCGGATGAGCCCCTTTTCGTCCACCGGAACCGGGCCGCCGGCATAAAGGCGTTCGGTGAACAGCCGGTACATTTGCTCGATGCATCCTTCATGCAATCCCTTCTCCTTCATCACCCGGTAAAGGAGCGATATGTACAGCGGCACCACGGGAATGGCCGAGCTGGACTGGGTGACGAGAGCCTTGTTCACGGAGACCCATGCGTGTCCTCCGATTTTTTGCAGCTTGGCATCCAGTTCCTTGGCCGTTGCCTCGAGATGATCTTTCGCGCGGCCGATGGTTCCCTCCCGATACACGGGGTGGGTGATTTCCGGACCGATGTAGGAATAGGCGATGCTGATGGCTCCGTCGGCCAGCACGCCGGCCTCGAGCAGGGCGTCCACCCACATCTCCCAATCTTCGCCGCCCATCACCTGAATCGTGTGGCGGATTTCCTCTTCATTCGCCGGCTCAATGGTCACTTCCGACACTTCGCCGGTATGGAAATCCACGGTTTTGTTGGTGAAAGCCTGTCCGATCGGCTTGATCACCGAGGAGAACAATTCTCCCGTCTTCGGATGCACGCGTTTGGGTGCAGCCAGGCTGTACACCACCAGATCCACCTGCCCGAACTCCCGTTTGATCAGCTCGATGGCCTGTTGTTTGAGCTCGTCCGAAAACGCGTCCCCGTTGAGGCTGAGTGCCTTGATTCCCGCTTCCGCCGCCGCCTTCTCAAACGCGGCCGTGTTGTACCATCCGGCCGTGGCGGTCCGGTTGCCGGAGCTGGGGCGTTCGAAGAAAATGCCGAGCGTTTCCGCGCCGGCCCCGAATGCGGCCACAATGCGGGATGCCAGACCGTAACCGGTCGACGCGCCGATGATCAGGGCCTTTTTCGGGCCGTTCACGGCAGGCTTGCTCTTTACGAATTCGATTTGCTGCCGCACCTCCCGTTCGCAACCTTCCGGATGGGCGGTGGTGCAAATGAACCCGCGAAATTTCGGTTTGATGACCATGCTTTCATCCTCTTTCCATCATGTTTTCTCGTTTTCTCTTGGATCCCCGATCAAGGGATCCGGCAACCCCTTGGACTGGAGCAGTGCCCAAAATCGTTCACCCATGGCATCGGGATGAATCAACTGAAGCAGCGCACGGACCCGCCTGGCCTCCGGAGAAAACGGATCCCGGGCTGCGGAGACCGGCATCAGCTCCATCGCTCCCGCGCGGATCAAAAAACGGGATTGCGGCTCGCGGGCCAACGTCCTGAGCCCCGCGTTTTCTCCCCACCTCTCGAGCAGGTCGAAATTCACGTGGGCGGTGAGATCGATCTCACCGGGATTTTGCAGCACATCGCCAATCACGCGGTGTCCGGAAAATCCGCGAACCGTTCCGTCCGGCCGGGCCAGCAGATCTTCGGTGCCGCCTCCGTAATCCACGGTGAGAAGATATCCTTCCCGGATCCACGCAGCCGTTTCCTCCAACCATTTCCGCGCGTCCGGCTGCCATTCGAGCGTTTGCCCGTCATCCATTCGGCAAAGCAGCGGGACCAAGTCATCATCCGGCGACTCCGGTGACAGGGGAAGCCAGACTTCCTGCAGTTCTCCTTTTGATTCCTTCAGAGTGACAAAGGATTCAAACAATGCCCCTCGTTCTTTTTTTATCCGATGAACGGGGAGAGCGTCAACCAGCTCGTTTCCGTACACAAACGAAAGCGGCGTCCGGGGAATCTCCCGAAGCGATGCGGCCTGTCTCCACGGAACGGGGATGTTGTCCATGGCCTGCCGCTGAAGTTCCCTGTGCACGGGACTCGTATCCACCAGCCACAAGGTGACCCCTTGCGGCCAGCCGCCGCTTTCCAGAAGTCCTCCGGCAAATTGGGCGGCGATCCGTCCGTCCCCCGCTCCCATGTCGACAACCGTCCAATCCCGCGTGCGCCCGGTCACCCGCATCATGCGCAAAAACAGTCGGGCAAGAACCCGACCGAACACGTCACCGGCATGGGCGGACGTGAAAAAATCCCCCCGTTTTCCCAGCTTGGTCTTCGGATTCCGGTAATAACCCCACTTCGGGTGATACAAGGCCAATCTCATGAACTCATGAAACGGAAGGGCGCGGGACGGATGTTGTTCGATTCGTCCGACGATTTCCCGAAGAAGGTCGGACATCCGTTCCCGATGCTCATTCATCATCAAACACACCGGTACTCAGATACCGTTCTCCCGTATCCGGCGCGATGCACACGACCGTTTTGCCGCTGCCCAACCGCTCCGCCACCCGCAGAGCCGCCCACACGGAAGCTCCGGATGACGGACCCAGCAACAGGGCCTCTTTCCGCGCCAATTCGCGAACCGTTTGAAGAGCTTCTTCATCCGTCACGTGGAAAATTTCATCGTACACTTCCCGGTTGAGAATCGGCGGAATGAATCCGGGACTGGTTCCGGGAATGCGGTGCGGCCCCGGCTCTCCGCCGGCAAGCACCGGGGATTGTTTGGGCTCCACCACTCCGATGAACAAATCCGGAAAGTGACGCCTCAGGAATTCCCCCGTCCCGGTGATGGTTCCGCCCGTCCCCGCCGTGGCCACGAACGCGTCCAGCCTTCCTCCCGTCTGCTCAAGGATTTCCGGCCCGGTGGTACGGCGGTGCACGTCCGGATTGGCCGGATTCTCAAACTGACTCGGCATGAACGCCCCGGGAATCTCCCGCAACAACCGCTCCGCGATCCGGATCGCCCCGGGCATTCGTTCCGCCCCCGGGGACAACACCACTTCCGCCCCGTACGCCTTCAGCAGCCGCACCCGTTCCTCGCTCATCGTGTCGGGCATCACCAATATGGTGCGATAGCCCCGGGCCGCACCGACCAAGGCCAAGCCGATGCCGGTGTTTCCGCTGGTGGGCTCCACGATCGTCATTCCCGGCTTCAGACGCCCGCTCTCTTCGGCCGCCCGGATCATGTTCCACGCGGTCCGGTCTTTCACGCTTCCTCCGGGATTCATTTTCTCCAGCTTGACATACACGTCAGCCCAACCGGGTTTTCCCATCCGGCGAAGGCGCACCAGCGGAGTTTTCCCCACCAGCTCCAGGATGTTGTCCGCCACGCGAAGCGGGACAGATCGCCCGGACGCTTTCAGTCCCTGACGACCGGCCCCGTCCATTCCAGCATGCCTCCTTTGAGATTGTACACCTTGGCAAAGCCCCGACCGGCAAGAACTTCCGCGGCCATCAGGCTGCGACGGCCGCTGCGGCAGATCAGGAGAACCGGCTCGTCCCGATAAGCGGCCACTTCTTCCCACCGCCGTTCCATCTGGTCGTGGGGAATGAGAATCGCCCCGGGGATGTGACCTTCCGCGAATTCCTCTTCCGTGCGAACATCAACCAGCAGGGAGAAATCCCCGTCCAATTGCTCAAACCGTGCGGAGAGTTCTTTTGCTTCCAGTTCCCGAACCTTCATCGGCATCTTCCTTTCCGGAATCTGATCGGCCCGTTCCTTCACCGCCCGGGCAGGATTTCGCGGACGTACCCTTCCAGTTGTTCCAGTTTGACGGGGCCCTGAAACACCCGCTTGATCGTTCCGTCCGGCGCGATGAAAAACGTACTGGGAATGGGCCCGATCTTGTAGCGTTTGGTCACGTTGCGGTCTGAATCCATCAGGATCGGAAACGTCAATCCGTATTGTCTTGCGAACGCGCCCGCCGTCACTTCGGTTTCTCCGATGTTCACGGCCAGAATGACGAATCCTTGCTCCCCGTACTTCTCATACGCCTGTTGCATGGCCGGCATCTCCGTCCGGCACGGTTCGCACCAAGTGCCCCAGAAATTGAGCATGACGCCTTTTCCCCGGAAATCGCTCAGGGACACCGTTTTGCCATCCAGCGTTCTGAGGCGGAAATCAGGGGCTTCGCTGCCCGTCTCGGGCGCGGCGTCAGCGCGGAACACCCCCTGATACAACGCGAATCCGATCATGGCCACCATGGCCAGAAACAGCACCCGACGTACCCAGTAACGGGTTTGTTTGTTCATCATTGGTCACCTGTCCTGCTCCAGATTGTATCAGAAATCCGTGACGTTGTCCTTTGCCCGCTTCGACATCCGGTTCGGAGATCAAAATCCCTGGAATCCCGTCAGATCGATCAGCCACCGGGTGATGACCGTGAGTTGATCGGTATAAAGCAGAATCCCGAACAGCACCATCAACGCTCCGCCCGCTTTCATCACGCGTTCGGAGTATTTCAGGATCCAACGGGCCCGTCCGACAAACATGGCCATCACGAAAAACGGCAATGCAAACCCGAGGGTATAAGCCGTGATGAATGCAAATGCCTTTTCAGGCTGAACGGCCGCCATGGCCAGCACCGCGGCCAGAATGGGCCCCAGACACGGCGTCCAACCGGCGGCAAATCCGATGCCCACCAACGTGGAGCCGAAATAACCGATCTCTTTTCTGGAAATCTCCAACCTCCGCTCGCGCAAAAGAGCCGTCGGCCGGAAGATGCCCAACATGAACAGGCCCATCGCGATGATCAAAACGGCCCCCAGCATGCGAACCAAATCCTTGTACTCGTTGAACAGCGCACCCAACACTCCGGCAGTGAAACCGAGCGCGTAGAACACGAGGGAAAATCCGAGAATGAAAAACAGGGTGTGCGTGACTACCAGCCGCTTGATTTCCCGGGAACGATTCCCGTCGGTGAGCTGAGACACGGAAATGCCGGTGATGTAGGACAAGTAAGACGGATACAGCGGAAGGCAACACGGGGATATGAACGAAAGAACCCCCGCCCCCAGAGCCATCCACAACGTAACCTGTTCCATTCTTCTCTCCCCCGATTTCTCTACTGAGTGATCGTTTGCATCAACCGTTCGACCTGTTCGGCGGACATGCCCCCGACCAACCTGTGTTGGATTTTCCCGTCGGGCCCCACCACCACGGTGACCGGAATTCCCGGCAAACGGTAATCATCCAATCCGACGGTTCGGTTGTTTTTCTCCGGATCCAGCGCAACCGGAAAGGTGAACCCATGCTCTTCCACATACTGTTTCACACGGCTTTCATCCCGTTCCTGGGATGTTTCGTTCACCATGATGAACCGGACTTTGTCCTTGTACCGTTCATACGCCTTTTGAAAATGAGGCATCTCGTCACGG from Staphylospora marina includes:
- the fabV gene encoding enoyl-ACP reductase FabV yields the protein MVIKPKFRGFICTTAHPEGCEREVRQQIEFVKSKPAVNGPKKALIIGASTGYGLASRIVAAFGAGAETLGIFFERPSSGNRTATAGWYNTAAFEKAAAEAGIKALSLNGDAFSDELKQQAIELIKREFGQVDLVVYSLAAPKRVHPKTGELFSSVIKPIGQAFTNKTVDFHTGEVSEVTIEPANEEEIRHTIQVMGGEDWEMWVDALLEAGVLADGAISIAYSYIGPEITHPVYREGTIGRAKDHLEATAKELDAKLQKIGGHAWVSVNKALVTQSSSAIPVVPLYISLLYRVMKEKGLHEGCIEQMYRLFTERLYAGGPVPVDEKGLIRIDDLEMRDDIQREVLERWHAVNGENLNELSDIEGFRRDFFRLFGFESDGVDYEADVNPDVKIPSLQE
- a CDS encoding class I SAM-dependent methyltransferase, translating into MNEHRERMSDLLREIVGRIEQHPSRALPFHEFMRLALYHPKWGYYRNPKTKLGKRGDFFTSAHAGDVFGRVLARLFLRMMRVTGRTRDWTVVDMGAGDGRIAAQFAGGLLESGGWPQGVTLWLVDTSPVHRELQRQAMDNIPVPWRQAASLREIPRTPLSFVYGNELVDALPVHRIKKERGALFESFVTLKESKGELQEVWLPLSPESPDDDLVPLLCRMDDGQTLEWQPDARKWLEETAAWIREGYLLTVDYGGGTEDLLARPDGTVRGFSGHRVIGDVLQNPGEIDLTAHVNFDLLERWGENAGLRTLAREPQSRFLIRAGAMELMPVSAARDPFSPEARRVRALLQLIHPDAMGERFWALLQSKGLPDPLIGDPRENEKT
- the cysK gene encoding cysteine synthase A, with amino-acid sequence MDGAGRQGLKASGRSVPLRVADNILELVGKTPLVRLRRMGKPGWADVYVKLEKMNPGGSVKDRTAWNMIRAAEESGRLKPGMTIVEPTSGNTGIGLALVGAARGYRTILVMPDTMSEERVRLLKAYGAEVVLSPGAERMPGAIRIAERLLREIPGAFMPSQFENPANPDVHRRTTGPEILEQTGGRLDAFVATAGTGGTITGTGEFLRRHFPDLFIGVVEPKQSPVLAGGEPGPHRIPGTSPGFIPPILNREVYDEIFHVTDEEALQTVRELARKEALLLGPSSGASVWAALRVAERLGSGKTVVCIAPDTGERYLSTGVFDDE
- a CDS encoding rhodanese-like domain-containing protein, yielding MKVRELEAKELSARFEQLDGDFSLLVDVRTEEEFAEGHIPGAILIPHDQMERRWEEVAAYRDEPVLLICRSGRRSLMAAEVLAGRGFAKVYNLKGGMLEWTGPVVRD
- the resA gene encoding thiol-disulfide oxidoreductase ResA encodes the protein MNKQTRYWVRRVLFLAMVAMIGFALYQGVFRADAAPETGSEAPDFRLRTLDGKTVSLSDFRGKGVMLNFWGTWCEPCRTEMPAMQQAYEKYGEQGFVILAVNIGETEVTAGAFARQYGLTFPILMDSDRNVTKRYKIGPIPSTFFIAPDGTIKRVFQGPVKLEQLEGYVREILPGR
- a CDS encoding cytochrome c biogenesis CcdA family protein; translated protein: MEQVTLWMALGAGVLSFISPCCLPLYPSYLSYITGISVSQLTDGNRSREIKRLVVTHTLFFILGFSLVFYALGFTAGVLGALFNEYKDLVRMLGAVLIIAMGLFMLGIFRPTALLRERRLEISRKEIGYFGSTLVGIGFAAGWTPCLGPILAAVLAMAAVQPEKAFAFITAYTLGFALPFFVMAMFVGRARWILKYSERVMKAGGALMVLFGILLYTDQLTVITRWLIDLTGFQGF
- a CDS encoding TlpA family protein disulfide reductase, which gives rise to MQKWRNLFILVLLAGFAVAAVWGGWEGKEQAVTSDRECDGTVGPEVGQCAPDFTLNTLDGKTVTLRNAQGKPTVINFWATWCPPCRDEMPHFQKAYERYKDKVRFIMVNETSQERDESRVKQYVEEHGFTFPVALDPEKNNRTVGLDDYRLPGIPVTVVVGPDGKIQHRLVGGMSAEQVERLMQTITQ